The genomic stretch CGAAAAGGCAGTCCCGAGGCTGCCGAGCCGGAAGGCATGGATGACCACGACCGGCGGGACGAGGAACAGCAGCGGATAGGTCGTCTGGACGGAGACCATGATCGTGAGGGCGGTCCCTGCGAGGGACAGGCCGACCCATTCGGCAAGCTCTCGCCTTCGCAGCTTTCTGCGTGTCTGCAATGCATCGATCGCAATCATGATGCTGGGCGCAAGGATCAGCATGCTCAGGGCATCGGACGTCACCCACTTGCCGTAGACCGCCAGCAGGGTCGCAGGCTGCGCCCCGAAAGCGAGGACCGCGATCAGCCCGCTGGCGGCCGGTGCGATTGCGCCGGAGGCAATGGCAAAGCGGCGCAGGTCGTCGATATCGTCCATGATCGGCTGACGCGTGCACCAACGCCGCGTCAACCATACCGCGATCGCTATCTCGACACCGTTGGCGCTGGCGAGCATGAGGGCTTGCGCAATCGGGTCCCCGGAGGCGAGGTTTGCCCCGACATTACCGGCGAAAATCGCGCCAATCAGGGACCTGAATTGCTTGAAACGGAAGCGCAAGAGAATTGCGACGGCAACCGCATTGGGTAGCCAGATTGCCGCGATGCGGCCCTCGTTTCGGGCAAAGTCGATACTGACATAGGCCAAGGCGAAAAATCCCAGCGCGGCTCCGAAATGGGTCGCCACCATGCGCCCAAATCGGGGATATCCGGCCCTGGAAAACGTGGGAGTAGCGAGCGTCCGGTCCATGCTGTCCTCGTGCAGCGATCAACGATCCTGCCCCCCGCGTCCGGCGGAACACGGGGGGCGACAGGCCGTTCCAAATCCCATGGGAAACGAAGCCACGCGCTACGCAGGGATCAGGAGAAAACCCAATCCATGGGTTATCCTTGCCATCGTGCTGATTCATTTGGGCATCTTTTACGTGCTTATACGTAGCCTAGCGCCGAATGCGGTTGCGACCGTCGAGGAGAGCGTCGTCTCCGCCTTCACTGTCACCGTCACTGCGCCGCCCGAGCCTGAGCCTGAAGTGCAGCAGCCCGAGCCTGAAGGCGAGCAAGGCGATCCCGCGCGCGAAGCGGTCGCCAAACCCGTTACCGCGCCCACGCAGAGGCGTCCGCTACGCGAGGATCGGCCCGCTCCGCGCGCGGCATCGACCGGCACCGCGGACACCTCCGGCGCGACCGAAGCGGGTGACGGCACCGGTGCTGCGGGATCAGGGTTCGGCACCGGCAGCGGAAATGGCGGGACCGGTCGTGGCGGAGGCGCGGTGACGAAGCCGGAAATCGTTTCCGGCGCGCTCAATTCGGCACGCGACTTCCCCATCCCGCCCGGCGGACGCGAAGCGCGCATCGGTACCTCGGTGATCGTAAAGGTGACAGTGCTGCCGAGCGGCCGGGCGACGAATTGCTCGGTTTACCGCTCAAGTCCGTTTCCCGACACCGACGCGGCCGTATGCCGCCTGGTGGTCGAACGGCTGCGTTTTCGCCCTGCGACCAATGCCAATGGTGATCCGGTGGCCGCGCCGTTCTATTACCAGCAGCGGTTCTTCAACTAGCTCTGACCGAAAAGGGTCCGGCACCTCTCAGGCCGCAGGCTGGTAATCCGACAGGATGCGCGATAGCTCCTCACGGCCGTATGGCTTGGTGAGCAAACCATGCGCGCCGAGCGCTTCCAGCCGCTCCTGCATCTCGCCATAGCCGGTCGCAAGCCAGAACGGGATGCCGAGTTTCACAAGCTCTTGCGCGATACGCTCACTCGACTCCTGGCCTAGGTTGAAGTCGAGGATCCCAAGTTGGGGAGCGTTCTTGCGAATGGCATCGAGCGCGCCGGTGACATTACTCTCGACATCGACCGTCTGCACGCCGAGATCGCGAAGACAGTCTTCGGTATCAAGCGCGATCAGCATGCTGTCTTCGACCAGCAGAACTCTCTCAGGAAGGTCTCCGGGCATATCGTCCTTCGGTTTGGGGACGCTGGTCGGGCTCGGCGTTTCTCCGCGCGATGCCCATTCGACGAAACGCTCCGGCACGCAGAACCGCGCCCTGACGCCTTCAAGCTTGTATTCGATGCTCGCCTCGCCGCCGAGCTCGTGGGGCAGCGAGCGTTCGATGATCGTGCTGCCGAAACCGCGACGCTTGGGCGGTTTGACCGGCGGACCGCCGCTTTCGTGCCACAAGATTTCAAGATCGCCGGTATCCCCTCGCCGGACATCGATTTTCAGTTGTCCGGTCGAATCACTGAGCGATCCGTATTTCGCCGAGTTCGTGATCATCTCGTGGATGACGAGCGCAAGGACGGTATAGGCTTCCGGCGTAAGCATCGCTTCGGGCCCGTTGATTTCCAGCCGATCGCATTTGTCGGCAAGATAGGCCTGGGCTTCGGAATCGATCAGCTCCGAAAGCGGCGCGGAGCTCCAGTTTCCCTTGGTGATGTTATCGTGCGCCATGGCCAGCGAACTAATTCGCCCGCCCACGATCTCGGCGAAATTATCGACGTCTTTCGCGTCGCTTTTCGACTGGTTGATCAGGCCGCGAATAAGGTTGAGGATGTTGCGAACCCGGTGATTGAGTTCCGCGATCAGCAGTTCCTGCTTCTCTTGGGCCTTGGCCCGTTCCTGCATCGCCTCATCGGTGACGCGCAAAATAATTTCGAGCAGTGTGACGCGTAGGCCTTCGGCGATCTGCTTCTCGGATGTCGTCCAGGGCGAAGACCTGCCATCGACCGTTTCCTGCCAAGCCTCGAAGCTCTTGCGCGGCGTCAAGCGCGCACCGTTCGGGCCGTATTCGACGGGCTTTTCCGGATTCCCGGCCCAGGTCACGACCTGGCTCAGCGGCTTGCGCCAGAGTACGAGATAGTCGCGCGGGGTGCGCGACACCGGGATGGCCATCGCGCCTACCGCCCGGTCCGCGAAACGCTCGGCCCTCGGAATCCGATCGGCGATCGCATCGGTCGTGAAGACGCGGCTGGTCGCCGCCGCGTTGAGCGAACCCACGATAGCACGGAATTCTTCCTCGTTCGGAGCCGAGCCGCGGGCATTGTATACATCGTCGATGAAGACGCTGGCCCCGTCGTGCTCCACGATGCGCTGGATCAGCGGGTCGATGGTCGGCAGGCTTTCAGAAAGCGACTGGCCCGCTGCGATGTCGCGCATCAGGCGGTCGTGCACCTTGCGACCTTGTTCGCGGACCGCTTCTTCCTGGCTCGCGATCACGCGCTCGAGCGTCAGAGAGAAGAGTTCGGAAAACAATTCCGCGCCGGTGCGCTGCGAATAAGGGAGCAGCTTGGGGCTGTAATGGTGGCAGGCGAACAGGCCCCACAACTTGCCGCCAATGATGATCGAGATCGACAGCGAGGCGCCGACGCCCATGTTCTTGAGATATTCGATATGGATCGGCGACACGGCGCGCAGCGTGCTCATGCTGAGGTCGAGCGGTTCGCCGTCGAGCGAGATGCCGGGTTCGATTGGCACCGGGTCTGAATGCACATCGCTGATAATGCGGAAACGGTTGCGAACGTAGAGTTCGCGCGCCTGGGCGGGAATATCGGTCTTCGGATAACGCAGGCCGTGGAAGCCTTCCAGATCCTCGCGCTTGGCCTCGGCGACGACTTCGCCCGACAGGTCGTCATGGAATTTATAGACCATGACCCGGTCGATATCGAGGCTGTGGCGCAACTGGCGGGCTGCTTCGCCGACGAGTGCTGGGACATCCCTGAACTTTTCGAACCGGCCCAGCACGGGGCGCAATGCGGCCAATTGGCGGTCGAGCTCACCCTCAAAGTACGGCTCGAGTTCCAGAATGGTGTAATCGCCCGAGGAGTGGATTGCGCAATCGAATCTTCTGCCGTCACCAAGTAGATCGAATCCGAACATCCGCTCGACCTGGTCGGTCTCGGAAACTTGTGAGGCAAGGCTCCGCAGGCGCTGAAGTGCTTTTGGCGACACAATGTCCTTGAGCGCCATTCCCAGCTCAACGGACTCGCTGGAGCCGGTGATCTCGCCGAAATTTGCCGAGTAATGCGACACGAACCAATCCGCATTGAATGCGACGAGCGCGCCGAAGGGCTGGATCGCACCCAGCTGGTGGATCGGCTCGCGATCGCAATTCGTCAGGTCGACATCGTAGTTGGCAGCTTTCATGCGGCGGCCCTTTCGGTCGCTGAGCGATGAACCGCAAGGAAAATGTCGAACACGCGGCGCGCACCGCGGATGGCGTGTTCATGCGTAGCTTCGGCCATCGGCACTTCGATCCGCGGGCGAAGCTCGGCCCAGTAGCGCGGCATGGCTTCGTCGCCGAGAAAGCGATCCGCGCCGTGCAGCCCGGCCTTGCGGCGCCGGTGCAAAAGGGTCCTATTGCCGAGCGAGGAACCAGCTAATGTCCATGCGACGCCCCAAGCCTCGCGCGGGTCTTCTGCATTGAATATCGGCAAATCGTGATGCGGCAGGTCGCCCAGATCAGCCAAGTCCTGGCGGATGAGGCCGGATTGTCTTGGAGGGACGGGGTCCGTCACATGTGCCGCAAGCCAGCTTTCAACGGGTGCGCGCACAACATACTGAATACGCAGGAATCGCGCATAGTGCGGGCCCTCTGCCAGGGGCGACAATTTCCGGTCAAGCGCGTCGTGCCTCGCGCGGGTAGCTGCATTCAGATCGATGCGGAGCGTGGTTCGCTCGGTCATGGAACGGGTGGGTCCCCCAAAAATCGGACTTTTCCCTCCGCGACGGCCTAACCCGCCTGCGACGCGGGATGGGGGATCGTGCCGATCTCAAACAACCGAGCAGGGCAGCTTCTGTTCCGGGAAATGGGCAATTTTCGGCTGGTTGTCAGTCGCCGCTCTTGTCGGCCAGCATGCGCTGGCCCTGGCTGGCGATCGCCTTCGCGACCATCGGCTCCACGAAGGAGAGGGCCGGGGGCAGGTTTACCTCGAACACGACCTGGTTTTCCTCGATCAACACCTTGCCGTCCACGCGCTGACCCATGGTCGAAACTGACAGGTTCATGCAGTCCTCGTCCGGCCAGCTGGTTTCCACGTCGGCCATGCCGCCGGGGACGAAGTCGCGAATCTTGTGCGAGCGCGATTTCAGGCGGTTGCGGACGGTGTCCTTGGGCAAATCGTGGGCGATGGGAACGCGCATCAGCTCTTGTCCTCCAGTTGCGGGCTGGTTTCGGTGCCGGCGCCGAACTTGTAATCGAGATAGCGATGCTTGATCGCCAGGTCGTCGAGCGAACCTTCGGCCAATTGGCGGGTGATCGAATCGATCTCGCCGCTGATCTTGCCGAGGCCCTCTGTCAGTTGCTCGTCGGGCGTGATGCCGGCGCGCTTCTCGGTGCGGAGGTGCGGCGGAATCTTGCGATAGCTGTCGATCATCTCCGGCAACTGCTCGCCGATCAGGCTGCGGACTTCGCGCGCCTTGGGATGGTTCTGGTCGACCCCTTCCAGCTGGAGGCCGAGCGCATCGAGCTGCACGCCCATGTCGTTGACGATAGTCGCAGCGGGCGGGGGCAGGGCGGGCCGCTGGGCTTCAAGCCATAGTTCGGTGCGGCCGACCATCTGCTGGACGTTGCCCTTGTTGATGTCGGCCCGGTTGGGCGTCTTCACCTTCGGAAAATTCGAGAACAGCGCAATTGCGATCGCGGTGGCAACCACGACAGCCATGACGCCCCAGAATCCGATACCGCTGAACATGGCGCCGGCAATTCCTGCACCCAGCCAGATGGCGAAGACCGCCAGCACGATGTTGCGCACGCGCAACCACAGGTTCTTCTGCTTCAGCCTGGCAGATCCGTCGCCGATCGAAGGTGCGCGGCGATGCCGGCCGCCCGCGCGATTGTCGTCGCGCAGGATGCGGCCCTGCTCGATCAGCCGCTCGCTATCTCGGGTGAGGTCGTTCACGTGTTGGGCCTCAGTTCTCGATGCTCAGCAGGCCGCTGTCGGCGACCTGCTGCTGCGCCTGCGCCTGCCCTTCGGCGCGGGCGATATAGCCTTTCGACTTCTCCACCTCCTGCCCGAGCAGGGTGACAGTCTGCTTCATGGAATCCAGCGCGCGGACCTTGAATTCGTCCACCTCGTCCATCGTGTCGTAAATGTTCTGGAAGGCCCGCTGCAGCGTTTCCAGCGGGATGGTGCTGGCGGCGGCCTGCTCGTGGATTTTGCCGGTCTGATCACGCAGCATGGTGCTGGTGCTGTCGATGATACCCGCGGTGGTGTCGTTGAGCGCAGTGATCTGGCCGAGCACGAGGCGCTGGTTGGTCATCGCCTCCGCCACCGTCACTGCCGTGCGCAGCGCGCCGACGGTGGTGGTGCTGGCGCGATCGACACCCTTCACCAGCTCGACATTGTTCTTCTTGACGAGGTCGAGCGCGAGATAGCCTTGAACGCTCACCGCCATCTGGGTCAGCAAATCCTGCGTGCGCTGGCGGACGTAGAACAATGCGGTCTCGCGCACCGCCTTGGCCTTGGCGGGATCGGTCGCGTCAAGTTCGGCGGCTTTCTCCTCGAGCTTGGCGTCGAGCGTGTTGGAAATGTGGATCATCTGTTCCAGATTGCCCATCGCCTCCCACAACTTCTGCCGCTCCACGTCGATCGCGGCATTGTCCATAATCAGCTCGTCCTTGCCACTGGCGAGGTTCGAGAGGATCGACTGGATGTGCGTCTGCGCGCTTTGGTAGCTGCGGAAGTAATTGGTCAGCTTGTTTCCGAACGGGATGATGCCGAGGATCTTGCGCGTTCCCGAAAGCTTGCCGCGCTTGCCGGGATCGAGATCTTCCACCACGCGGCGCAGTTCCGCGAGATTGGCACCCACGCCTTCGTCCTTATCCATCGCGCGCACGGGGCGGTCGAGGAAACGGTTGGACATGCCGGCCGCCGCCATGATTTCCTTGCGGCCCATGTTGGTGAGCTGGTCCACCTTCTTGCCGAATTCGGGCGAATTGGCGTCGGCGGAAATCAGGTCCTGAACGAAGCCGTCGACCTTGGTTTCCAGCTTGCTCTTGGTTTCTTCGGACACGGGAACGAGGCCGGCCGCCTTCTCGGGCGCGACCTGCGGCACCGGATCGGGCGGCGTCAGGTCGAATTCGGTCGCAGTGGCAGTCGCGGTTTGCGTCTTGCTGTCGCTCATGGTCGCGCGGGTCTCCCGGTTACAGGCGCTGAGGTCTCTCCACCTGTATTAGGATCGTAAGACACGATCTTCAAGGCGGCATCGCAATCCTGCGCGCAGCGACGCGCGTTCGGCAAGCATTTTCGGCCGTGGTCGCCCGCGCAGGGCTCGTTAGGCGGCGAGGTCCAGCGGCTGGATTTCGCCCGACAGGTAAAGCCGCTTGGCCTTGGCGCGGCTGAGCTTGCCGGAACTGGTACGCGGCAGCGTGCGTGGCGGCACAAGCTCGACCACGCAGCTCATGCCAGTCACGCCGCGAACCTTGTCGGCGATCTGGTCGCGCAGCTTGATGCGCTCCTCAGGTTCGGACACGCGGCAATGGACCAGCACGGCGGGCGCTTCCTCGCCGTTATCGGTATCGACCGAGAAGGCGGCGATATCGCCGTGGTTGAAGCCGGGCAGTTGCTCCACCGCCCATTCGATATCCTGCGGCCAGAGGTTCTTGCCGTTGATGATGATCATGTCCTTCGCGCGGCCGACGATGAACAGGTAGCCATCCGCCATGTAGCCCATGTCGCCGGTATCGAGCCAGCCGTCGACTAGGCATTCCTGCGTCGCTTCCTCGTTGCGGAAGTAGGAGTGCATCACGCTCTTGCCCCGGCACCAGACCTTGCCGATCTGGTGGTCGCCCTTGGCAGCTCCCTTCTCGTCGCGGATCTCGACCTCCATGCCGGGGATCGGCTTCCCGCAGTTGACGATGGCGCGATAGCGCGCGGGCTTCGACAGGTCGCGCGGGCGGCCCGACAGGCGCTCTTCCTCGACCAGTTCGACCCGTATGCCTTCTCCCGGAGGCATGACCGTCACGGCCAATGTCGCTTCTGCGAGGCCGTAGCTGGGGTTGAAGGCACTGGCCTTGAAGCCTGCTTCGGCAAAGGCATTGACGAAATTCTGCATCACGTCGGGCCGGATCATGTCTGCGCCATTGCCCGCGACCCGCCAGCGTGAAAGGTCGAACCGGTCGCCGACATTGCTCTGGCTGGAAATGCGCCGCGCGCAGATGTCGTAGCCGAAGGTCGGCGAATAACTGAGCGTGCTTCCTTGGTTGCGGCTGATCAGATCGAGCCATGCCAGCGGCCGGCGGGCGAAATGCTCGGTCTTGAGATAGTCGATCGACGCCTGGTTCGCGATTACCGACAGGAAACAGCCGACCAGCCCCATGTCGTGATACCACGGCAGCCAGCTGACCACACGGTCGTTGCCGCGGAAGTCCATCGAGATGGAATGGCCTTGGAGATTGTGGAGCAGCGCCTCGTGCGTCACCGCGACGCCGGTCGGGAAACGAGTCGAGCCGGAAGAATACTGGAGGTAGCAGATGTCCTCGGGGCGCGCTTCGGGCAGGTCGCATTCGGGATAGGGCCGTAGGGCGAAATCTTCCCAGCTCTGCCCTTCGCAACCCTGCCGGTCGGCAGCCGCAGCACCCATCTCGGCGATCTCGCCGGGATAGATCAGGATTTTCGGATCGCTGCTGTCCAGCTGCACGGCAAGCTGGTCGATATAGCCTTCCTTGCCGCCGAAGCCGGTCGGCAGCGGCAGCGGCACGGGCCAGGCCCCGGCATAGACGCAGCCGCAGAACAGCGCAGCGAATTCGGCACAGGTTTCCGCCACCAGCGCCACGCGGTCGTCCTTGCCGATCCCGGCGGCGACCAGCTGGCGCGCGACCTTGAGCGCGTCGTCACGCATGTCGGCATAGCTGTAGACGCGCTGCAGCGTGCCGCGCATGTCATGGAAATTCATGCCTTTCGCGCTTCTGGCGGCGTAATCCACCGCCTCGGTAAAGGTCGCGAAATCGGAACGGCGACGGGGGAGGTCGCAATCGTTCGGCGTCGGCGTCAATGCGGCGTCGGTCATAATTGTGTAGCGATACCCGTGGATTGCGTAGGCGCCCGAGGCCACCCTCATGATTCCCGAAAAGCGCCCATCTTGGTGCGGACGCTTGCACAGTCTTTCCCAATTGATGGGGACTGTGGCAGGAATATGGCCGATGAGTGATGCAGACGCAACGTCCCGGCGTAGAAAGCGCACGCCTAAACCCCTCGACGCCGGCCGGCTGGAGGAGCTGGCGCTGGCTTACGTCGCGCGGTTTTCCACCAGTGCCGGCAAGCTGCGCGCCTATCTGAAGCGCAAGCTGCGCGAGCGGGGCTGGGACGAAGATGGCGAGCCGCCGGTGGAGCAACTCGTCACCCGGTTTGTGGAAAAGGGCTATGTCGATGATGCCGCATATGGCCGCGCCAAGGCGCAGGGCTTACTTGCCAGGGGTTATGGCGGCAGGCGGGTCGAACAGGCGCTGCGTGCAGCGGAGATCGGGGAAGAGGTGCGGAGCAAACTCGCTCCTGACGAGGCCGAGCGGCGCGCGGCGATCGTCGCCCTTATGCGGCGGCGAAGGTTCGGCCCGTATGGCGGGCCGCCGCCTCCGGATGCAGAAGCCGCGCACAAGCTGCGTGAAAAGCGGCTTGCCGCGCTGCTGCGCGCAGGCCATGATTTCGACGCGGCGCGGCGCGTACTGGAGGCCGCGACAATCGAGGAGCTCGAAGAGTGGGTCGCGGAAGCAGCGGAGTACGATTGATGGCGCGCGGCCTGGCCGGGCTCGCCGCGGCGCTTCTCGCGGCCTGTTCGGCACAACCTGCGGCGGATACTGGCGCTGCGGCGGAAGTCGCAACCGAGACGACGCATCCGGTTAGCGGCCTCGAAGTCATCCCGCTCACCGTGACCGGCACATCGGGCACGCACCGCTTCGCGGTCGAGCTGGCCGACACGCCCGAAGCGCAGCGCCGCGGCCTGATGTTCCGCACCGAGCTGCCGGACGATGCGGGCATGATCTTCCCCTATGACGGGACGACGGCGCAAAGCTTCTGGATGAAGAACACGCCGCTGCCGCTCGACATCATCTTCATCGGGCCGGACGGGCGGATCAGCAATATCGCCGCGATGACGGAGCCATATTCGCTCGAATCGGTCTACTCGGTCGGCCCGGTCCTCGGCGTGCTGGAGCTGCGCGGCGGCCTTGCGGCCGAACTCGGGATAGAGCCAGGCGACAAGGTGGATTGGTGATGGCGAATTCGCGCAAAGCGGCGCTTCCCTCCCGCGTGCGATTGCGCTAATCGCGCCGCCATGAGCTTTCTCGGCAAGATCTTCACCTGGTGGAACGGTGCCACCATCGGCACCATGCTGTGGTCCTCGCGCAATGGCGAACATGTCGGCACCGATGCGCAGGGCAATGCCTATTACCGCTCCAAGAAGCGCGGCGAAGGTCAGCGCGAACGGCGCTGGGTGATTTACGAAGGCAATAACGACGCGAGCCGCATCCCGGCCGAATGGCACGGCTGGCTGCATGGCGCGGGCGAAGATGTGCCCGAAAGCTTCCTGCCGCCCCCGCGCATCTGGGAAGCCGACTATACGCCGAATGCCACGGGCACGACGGGTGCCTATCGCCCCGCCGGCGCGCTCGAACGCGGCGGCAAGCGTGCGCGCGCGGTGGGCGATTACGAAGCTTGGTCGCCGGACGCGTGAGCATGCGCGGGGCACTCGCCCTCATAGGCACCGTGGCGCTTGTCGCAGGCTGTTCGGACGAGGTCCCGGAAACGCCTGCGACGCAGGAAACCGAAATCCCCGAGGATCTGCAGCAGGCGGAGATGCCCGAAGTCCCGGCCGACGAAGCAGGCATCGGCACGCCCATGGCCGAGCGGGTCGCCACCATCGGCCTCCTCAACAAGCGCAACAATGTCAGCCAGGAGTTCGAGCTTTCGCCCGGCGAGCAGCGACGCGCTGGCGATGTGATCGTGCGGCTGCAGGCTTGCGAGCGCACTGCGCCCTGGGAGATGCCGAAGGAAACCGGTGCCTTCGTCCAGGTGCTGGTGCGTCAACGCGGTAGCGAGGACCAGTTCGCCCGCATCTTCTCAGGCTGGCTGTTCAAGAATTCGCCCAGCCTGAACGTCGTCGAACACCCGATCTACGACGTCTGGGTCAAGGATTGCGCGATGAGCTTCCCGGGCGAAGAAGCCTCGGACGAGGCAGCTTCCGAATAGCTCCGGATTGCCGCCGGGATCGTCGTGTCCGGCGACCCCGTGGCCCCCGACAACAGGCCGAGATAGCCCGCCTGCGGCAGCGCCACAGCGCCCAGCGTCGCGAGGTGCTCGGTCATGAAC from Qipengyuania profundimaris encodes the following:
- a CDS encoding DUF2155 domain-containing protein — protein: MRGALALIGTVALVAGCSDEVPETPATQETEIPEDLQQAEMPEVPADEAGIGTPMAERVATIGLLNKRNNVSQEFELSPGEQRRAGDVIVRLQACERTAPWEMPKETGAFVQVLVRQRGSEDQFARIFSGWLFKNSPSLNVVEHPIYDVWVKDCAMSFPGEEASDEAASE
- a CDS encoding polyhydroxyalkanoic acid system family protein, which gives rise to MRVPIAHDLPKDTVRNRLKSRSHKIRDFVPGGMADVETSWPDEDCMNLSVSTMGQRVDGKVLIEENQVVFEVNLPPALSFVEPMVAKAIASQGQRMLADKSGD
- a CDS encoding HWE histidine kinase domain-containing protein produces the protein MKAANYDVDLTNCDREPIHQLGAIQPFGALVAFNADWFVSHYSANFGEITGSSESVELGMALKDIVSPKALQRLRSLASQVSETDQVERMFGFDLLGDGRRFDCAIHSSGDYTILELEPYFEGELDRQLAALRPVLGRFEKFRDVPALVGEAARQLRHSLDIDRVMVYKFHDDLSGEVVAEAKREDLEGFHGLRYPKTDIPAQARELYVRNRFRIISDVHSDPVPIEPGISLDGEPLDLSMSTLRAVSPIHIEYLKNMGVGASLSISIIIGGKLWGLFACHHYSPKLLPYSQRTGAELFSELFSLTLERVIASQEEAVREQGRKVHDRLMRDIAAGQSLSESLPTIDPLIQRIVEHDGASVFIDDVYNARGSAPNEEEFRAIVGSLNAAATSRVFTTDAIADRIPRAERFADRAVGAMAIPVSRTPRDYLVLWRKPLSQVVTWAGNPEKPVEYGPNGARLTPRKSFEAWQETVDGRSSPWTTSEKQIAEGLRVTLLEIILRVTDEAMQERAKAQEKQELLIAELNHRVRNILNLIRGLINQSKSDAKDVDNFAEIVGGRISSLAMAHDNITKGNWSSAPLSELIDSEAQAYLADKCDRLEINGPEAMLTPEAYTVLALVIHEMITNSAKYGSLSDSTGQLKIDVRRGDTGDLEILWHESGGPPVKPPKRRGFGSTIIERSLPHELGGEASIEYKLEGVRARFCVPERFVEWASRGETPSPTSVPKPKDDMPGDLPERVLLVEDSMLIALDTEDCLRDLGVQTVDVESNVTGALDAIRKNAPQLGILDFNLGQESSERIAQELVKLGIPFWLATGYGEMQERLEALGAHGLLTKPYGREELSRILSDYQPAA
- a CDS encoding TonB family protein; this encodes MLIRSLAPNAVATVEESVVSAFTVTVTAPPEPEPEVQQPEPEGEQGDPAREAVAKPVTAPTQRRPLREDRPAPRAASTGTADTSGATEAGDGTGAAGSGFGTGSGNGGTGRGGGAVTKPEIVSGALNSARDFPIPPGGREARIGTSVIVKVTVLPSGRATNCSVYRSSPFPDTDAAVCRLVVERLRFRPATNANGDPVAAPFYYQQRFFN
- a CDS encoding DUF192 domain-containing protein, with protein sequence MARGLAGLAAALLAACSAQPAADTGAAAEVATETTHPVSGLEVIPLTVTGTSGTHRFAVELADTPEAQRRGLMFRTELPDDAGMIFPYDGTTAQSFWMKNTPLPLDIIFIGPDGRISNIAAMTEPYSLESVYSVGPVLGVLELRGGLAAELGIEPGDKVDW
- a CDS encoding regulatory protein RecX, with the translated sequence MSDADATSRRRKRTPKPLDAGRLEELALAYVARFSTSAGKLRAYLKRKLRERGWDEDGEPPVEQLVTRFVEKGYVDDAAYGRAKAQGLLARGYGGRRVEQALRAAEIGEEVRSKLAPDEAERRAAIVALMRRRRFGPYGGPPPPDAEAAHKLREKRLAALLRAGHDFDAARRVLEAATIEELEEWVAEAAEYD
- a CDS encoding fatty acyl-AMP ligase; protein product: MTDAALTPTPNDCDLPRRRSDFATFTEAVDYAARSAKGMNFHDMRGTLQRVYSYADMRDDALKVARQLVAAGIGKDDRVALVAETCAEFAALFCGCVYAGAWPVPLPLPTGFGGKEGYIDQLAVQLDSSDPKILIYPGEIAEMGAAAADRQGCEGQSWEDFALRPYPECDLPEARPEDICYLQYSSGSTRFPTGVAVTHEALLHNLQGHSISMDFRGNDRVVSWLPWYHDMGLVGCFLSVIANQASIDYLKTEHFARRPLAWLDLISRNQGSTLSYSPTFGYDICARRISSQSNVGDRFDLSRWRVAGNGADMIRPDVMQNFVNAFAEAGFKASAFNPSYGLAEATLAVTVMPPGEGIRVELVEEERLSGRPRDLSKPARYRAIVNCGKPIPGMEVEIRDEKGAAKGDHQIGKVWCRGKSVMHSYFRNEEATQECLVDGWLDTGDMGYMADGYLFIVGRAKDMIIINGKNLWPQDIEWAVEQLPGFNHGDIAAFSVDTDNGEEAPAVLVHCRVSEPEERIKLRDQIADKVRGVTGMSCVVELVPPRTLPRTSSGKLSRAKAKRLYLSGEIQPLDLAA
- a CDS encoding toxic anion resistance protein, translating into MSDSKTQTATATATEFDLTPPDPVPQVAPEKAAGLVPVSEETKSKLETKVDGFVQDLISADANSPEFGKKVDQLTNMGRKEIMAAAGMSNRFLDRPVRAMDKDEGVGANLAELRRVVEDLDPGKRGKLSGTRKILGIIPFGNKLTNYFRSYQSAQTHIQSILSNLASGKDELIMDNAAIDVERQKLWEAMGNLEQMIHISNTLDAKLEEKAAELDATDPAKAKAVRETALFYVRQRTQDLLTQMAVSVQGYLALDLVKKNNVELVKGVDRASTTTVGALRTAVTVAEAMTNQRLVLGQITALNDTTAGIIDSTSTMLRDQTGKIHEQAAASTIPLETLQRAFQNIYDTMDEVDEFKVRALDSMKQTVTLLGQEVEKSKGYIARAEGQAQAQQQVADSGLLSIEN
- a CDS encoding NADH:ubiquinone oxidoreductase subunit NDUFA12, yielding MSFLGKIFTWWNGATIGTMLWSSRNGEHVGTDAQGNAYYRSKKRGEGQRERRWVIYEGNNDASRIPAEWHGWLHGAGEDVPESFLPPPRIWEADYTPNATGTTGAYRPAGALERGGKRARAVGDYEAWSPDA